One stretch of Bradyrhizobium canariense DNA includes these proteins:
- a CDS encoding AraC family transcriptional regulator, with product MPVIKKILSTDMLPQGLDDRQRFLSFAELFEHFSNTGELDPAPDVPFRAAMNSIHIGTTMLGRCDGTFTTVRRERRQVIETNDDRYCLARNTGSRAAQVIHRGREFTLRPGAMVLLKLDEPFFSADGASHKRFTNVHLPMATLRALVADVDDLVGRELESGGALSLAMDYSDLLLQNSAAVDEAGIAISAHLADLVSLGLGARGDLAQAAQRGGLRSVRRKTVLMILEKRFTEPDFSAQKLAAAAGLSERYVNELLYEAGASFTARLTELRLRKAAGLLARAGEHRISDVAFDCGFNDLSYFNRCFRRRFGLTPSAARGK from the coding sequence ATGCCCGTCATCAAGAAAATACTGTCGACCGATATGCTGCCCCAGGGACTTGACGACCGGCAGCGCTTCCTCTCCTTCGCCGAACTGTTCGAGCATTTTTCCAATACCGGCGAACTCGACCCGGCCCCCGACGTGCCGTTTCGCGCCGCGATGAATTCCATCCATATCGGCACCACCATGCTTGGCCGCTGCGATGGCACCTTCACCACCGTGCGGCGCGAGCGCCGCCAGGTGATCGAGACCAATGACGACCGCTATTGCCTCGCGCGCAATACCGGCAGCCGGGCGGCGCAGGTGATCCATCGCGGCCGCGAATTTACCTTGCGGCCGGGTGCGATGGTGCTGCTCAAGCTGGACGAGCCGTTTTTCAGCGCCGATGGCGCCAGTCACAAGCGCTTCACGAATGTGCATTTACCGATGGCGACGCTGCGTGCGCTGGTCGCCGATGTCGATGATCTGGTCGGTCGCGAACTGGAGTCCGGCGGTGCTTTGTCGCTGGCGATGGATTACAGCGATCTGCTGTTGCAGAATTCCGCCGCGGTCGACGAAGCGGGAATCGCGATCTCGGCGCATCTGGCCGATCTCGTCAGCCTCGGCCTCGGCGCCCGTGGCGATCTCGCGCAGGCGGCACAGCGCGGCGGCCTGCGCTCCGTCCGGCGGAAGACTGTCCTGATGATCCTGGAAAAGCGTTTCACCGAGCCGGATTTCTCGGCACAAAAGCTTGCCGCCGCTGCCGGGCTGTCGGAGCGTTATGTCAACGAATTGCTGTACGAGGCCGGCGCCAGTTTCACCGCGCGGCTCACCGAGTTGCGGCTGCGCAAAGCGGCTGGTCTGCTGGCGCGTGCGGGCGAGCATCGGATCAGCGACGTCGCGTTCGATTGCGGTTTCAACGATCTGTCTTATTTCAACCGCTGCTTCCGCCGTCGCTTTGGGCTGACGCCGTCGGCGGCGCGAGGTAAATAG